A single genomic interval of Psychroserpens sp. NJDZ02 harbors:
- the mutY gene encoding A/G-specific adenine glycosylase, which yields MNVSKQLINWYTDNKRDLPWRNTTNPYFIWLSEIILQQTQVVQGLPYYHAFTTNFPTVFDLANAEEQEVLKLWQGLGYYSRARNLHTSAKYIVNALEGQFPNTFDEILKLKGVGDYTASAIASICFNQVTAVVDGNVYRALSRIYGIDTPINTGKGFKVFKALAQQLIDVKQPATFNQAIMEFGARLCKPKNPDCTICPFNTKCVALQKDSVSHLPVKLKNVKVTKKYFNFIVVCAQDQKTILEQRQGPGIWQNLYQFPLVETLKEATHTMIEKEIESLSVLKGKSFDLSLYNDKVIVHKLSHQHLYTKFWIVTNTDHILDGIPIEDIKEYPVPKLIGDFIEKFNF from the coding sequence ATGAATGTCTCAAAACAACTAATTAATTGGTACACAGATAATAAACGGGATCTGCCTTGGCGCAACACCACAAACCCTTATTTTATTTGGCTTTCCGAAATCATATTACAACAAACACAAGTGGTTCAGGGACTACCATATTACCATGCTTTTACCACTAATTTCCCTACTGTTTTTGATTTAGCTAATGCAGAAGAGCAGGAGGTGTTAAAATTATGGCAAGGACTAGGATATTACTCTAGAGCTAGAAATTTACATACTTCGGCTAAATATATAGTCAATGCGTTAGAAGGACAATTTCCAAATACTTTTGACGAGATTCTGAAGTTAAAAGGTGTTGGCGATTATACAGCAAGTGCAATTGCTTCTATTTGTTTTAATCAAGTCACGGCAGTTGTAGATGGTAATGTGTATAGAGCTTTGTCTAGGATTTACGGAATTGATACACCTATTAATACTGGAAAAGGATTTAAAGTGTTTAAAGCTTTAGCGCAACAATTAATAGATGTAAAACAACCTGCAACTTTTAATCAGGCTATAATGGAGTTTGGTGCACGCTTATGTAAACCTAAAAATCCAGATTGTACTATATGTCCGTTTAATACTAAATGTGTTGCTTTACAAAAGGATAGTGTAAGTCATTTACCAGTCAAGCTGAAAAACGTAAAGGTTACCAAAAAGTATTTTAATTTTATAGTAGTATGTGCTCAAGATCAAAAAACGATTTTGGAGCAACGTCAAGGTCCGGGTATTTGGCAAAATTTATATCAATTTCCGTTAGTCGAAACTTTAAAAGAAGCAACACATACTATGATTGAAAAAGAAATTGAGTCACTTTCAGTTTTAAAAGGGAAGTCTTTTGATTTGTCATTATATAATGACAAGGTAATTGTGCATAAACTTTCTCATCAACATTTATATACTAAATTTTGGATTGTAACTAATACGGACCATATATTAGACGGGATTCCTATTGAAGATATAAAAGA
- a CDS encoding gliding motility-associated C-terminal domain-containing protein, with protein sequence MKKTTFILAVLLLFIGWQANSQITTYPYTEDFEAGDGGWIADNTVAGTWALGLPADAVINSAASGANSWMTNLAGNYNTSENSSVTSPVFDLSSLTAPTVSFSIWWESEFSWDGTVFQSSIDNGVTWQNVGALGDPDNWYNDNTISGSPGGQSVGWTGRDGSGSDGWVTASHVLIGLAGETNVIFRFAFGSDTSGQDDGFAFDDVSIFNTSCASPSGLEANGITANSVDLSWIEGGVESVWEVVIQPIGTGVPVGAGAPAMTNAPYVDNTLTPATDYEFYVRADCGTEFSSWAGPVTFSTACAVFVPDYLEDFAAIPANCWDVASNGDVITGPEGIGASSWAADEFLNMGTGDGAYKINLYFNNVSDWILSPQIDLTGVPYQVEFDFGIREYGSSDTAGVLGSDDTIELLISIDNGVTWTVLETIDSSSVVPESGTHIVQNLSVYSGAIAQFAIRASDGIVNDPEDNDIFIDNFQVRAIPSCPEPIGLVIDAVTETSADISWNAGGVETEWNYVFQLAGTGAPTSGATVSTTAMSETGLDPATDYEVYVQSICTTGTSEWVGPFSFSTLLQFDFTLDCPTGGPQTLDYCYGDNDTNVFTFSSIDGTPLNLTINAGQVENNYDEVVILDSDGVTNLNTAYPYGSSGQLAGLTFQSTGDTISFAVTSDFSGSCQSNSTYTSINLTVTCATCINPAATYVVVDDCANGEQFLVDVDIASLGDATSVVIEDNQGTAPVSVSAIGVEQFGPYPFNTDVVFTVTNELDSSCVITSRPIALAACPPDNDDPCDATVAIVNNDEACVDVNSGTLLEATDSGLPGESCGTGVDDDVWFQFVATGEQHIIQIEYVGGFLSIDHAVYEQGADCNDLTQLYCTDEEFSLTPVLTVGNTYFIRIFSSGTTPTAINFDLCIQTLEAPTFCSEALPICADLAEPFSNVSDGSVSPVYIDYGCLSTQPNPLWNTINTDLAGDYSFTLEQTSLAGALIDVDFIVWGPFASQDGGCYELLPENIADCSYSSVSTETVELIDAPADSVYIILITNFDGDDGTYTFTQDSGPVNGINCDVVCEVALDYDGIAIEQGVSAPEGSSDTINLCGYDAVTLTATTAYAVDSIEWYVNDIYQDGENSSTLVATEPGTYQVIVGGGICNDFTLSLLTTINFYESATADQALDMESCEDASGHGEFDLESQTATILGAQSSSDFVVTYYSTLSDAQAGTAALTSPYVGVDGTTIYVRVEHVNAVGSNSGCASTNTSFNLILESCVFPQGISPNGDRVNDSFDLSNFDVQNIEIFNRNGRLVYSKANYTNEWEGQSDNGDMLPVGTYYYVVKYNGTEEKAAWVYINR encoded by the coding sequence ATGAAAAAAACTACGTTCATTTTAGCTGTGCTACTATTGTTTATAGGCTGGCAAGCTAATTCACAAATTACAACTTATCCTTATACGGAAGACTTCGAAGCTGGAGATGGAGGATGGATAGCTGACAACACCGTGGCAGGGACATGGGCACTTGGTTTACCGGCAGATGCTGTAATTAATAGTGCGGCTTCAGGTGCTAATTCATGGATGACTAATTTAGCAGGAAATTACAATACTTCAGAAAATTCAAGTGTAACAAGTCCTGTATTTGACTTATCCTCACTAACAGCGCCAACAGTATCATTTAGTATATGGTGGGAATCAGAGTTTAGTTGGGATGGAACAGTTTTTCAAAGTTCTATAGATAATGGGGTGACTTGGCAAAATGTAGGAGCACTTGGTGACCCTGATAACTGGTACAATGATAATACAATTAGTGGTAGTCCAGGTGGGCAGTCCGTAGGTTGGACAGGGCGTGACGGTTCTGGATCAGATGGATGGGTTACTGCAAGTCATGTGTTGATAGGTTTAGCAGGAGAGACTAATGTTATTTTTAGATTTGCATTTGGATCTGACACATCCGGACAAGATGATGGGTTTGCTTTTGATGATGTTTCCATTTTTAATACAAGCTGCGCTAGTCCTTCGGGATTAGAAGCTAATGGAATAACAGCAAATTCAGTCGATTTGTCTTGGATTGAAGGAGGTGTAGAGTCAGTATGGGAAGTGGTAATACAGCCAATTGGGACAGGGGTTCCTGTAGGTGCAGGAGCACCAGCAATGACTAACGCTCCTTATGTTGATAATACACTTACACCAGCAACAGATTATGAGTTTTATGTTAGGGCTGATTGTGGAACAGAATTTAGTTCTTGGGCAGGGCCGGTTACGTTTTCTACAGCGTGTGCTGTTTTTGTGCCAGATTATTTAGAGGATTTTGCTGCTATTCCAGCAAATTGTTGGGATGTAGCCAGTAACGGTGATGTAATTACAGGGCCAGAAGGTATTGGAGCAAGTAGTTGGGCTGCTGATGAATTTCTTAACATGGGGACTGGTGATGGAGCATATAAAATAAATTTATACTTTAATAATGTTAGTGATTGGATTTTAAGTCCTCAAATTGATTTGACAGGAGTTCCTTATCAGGTTGAGTTTGATTTTGGTATAAGGGAATATGGTAGTTCAGATACTGCCGGTGTTTTAGGTTCTGACGATACAATTGAGTTACTAATATCAATAGATAATGGTGTTACTTGGACTGTTTTGGAAACTATTGACTCTTCAAGCGTTGTTCCTGAATCTGGAACACATATTGTACAGAACTTAAGTGTATATTCTGGAGCAATTGCGCAATTTGCAATCAGAGCATCAGATGGAATAGTTAATGATCCAGAAGATAATGATATTTTTATTGATAATTTTCAAGTGCGTGCAATCCCGTCTTGTCCAGAGCCAATAGGATTAGTCATTGATGCAGTGACAGAAACTTCTGCGGATATTTCTTGGAATGCTGGAGGTGTTGAAACAGAATGGAATTATGTATTTCAATTGGCAGGAACAGGAGCGCCAACATCAGGAGCAACTGTTAGTACTACAGCTATGTCGGAAACAGGGCTGGATCCTGCAACAGACTACGAGGTGTATGTTCAATCAATTTGTACTACAGGTACTAGTGAATGGGTTGGGCCTTTTAGTTTTTCAACATTACTACAGTTTGATTTTACTTTAGATTGTCCTACGGGTGGACCACAAACACTTGATTATTGTTACGGTGATAATGATACTAATGTTTTTACATTTAGTTCAATAGATGGTACCCCTCTTAATTTGACAATTAACGCAGGGCAAGTTGAAAATAACTATGATGAGGTTGTTATATTAGATTCCGACGGAGTTACTAATTTAAATACAGCATACCCTTACGGCTCATCGGGACAATTAGCAGGTCTAACTTTTCAATCTACAGGAGATACTATTTCTTTTGCTGTTACTTCAGATTTTTCTGGTAGTTGTCAAAGTAATTCAACATACACTTCAATCAACTTAACTGTTACTTGTGCAACTTGTATTAATCCAGCAGCAACATATGTCGTTGTTGATGATTGTGCAAATGGTGAGCAATTTTTAGTAGATGTAGATATTGCATCTTTAGGGGATGCTACTTCTGTCGTTATAGAAGATAATCAAGGTACTGCACCAGTAAGCGTTAGCGCTATAGGTGTCGAGCAATTTGGACCATACCCTTTTAATACGGATGTTGTTTTTACGGTAACTAATGAGTTGGATTCTAGTTGTGTTATAACAAGTAGGCCAATTGCTTTAGCAGCATGTCCTCCTGATAATGATGATCCATGTGATGCAACAGTAGCGATAGTAAACAATGATGAAGCATGTGTTGATGTTAATTCAGGGACTTTATTAGAAGCAACAGATTCAGGGTTACCTGGAGAGTCATGTGGTACAGGTGTCGATGATGATGTGTGGTTTCAATTTGTTGCAACAGGAGAACAACACATAATACAAATTGAATATGTAGGTGGTTTTTTGAGTATCGATCATGCGGTTTATGAGCAAGGTGCAGATTGTAATGATTTAACACAATTATATTGTACTGATGAAGAATTTAGTTTAACACCAGTATTAACAGTGGGTAATACGTATTTTATTAGAATATTTTCTTCTGGAACAACTCCAACAGCTATAAATTTTGATTTATGTATACAAACATTAGAAGCTCCTACTTTTTGCTCGGAGGCTTTGCCTATTTGTGCAGATTTGGCAGAACCGTTTTCTAACGTGTCAGATGGTTCTGTATCACCAGTATATATAGATTATGGTTGTTTAAGTACGCAGCCAAATCCATTATGGAATACCATTAATACCGATTTAGCAGGTGATTATTCGTTTACTTTAGAACAAACCTCTTTAGCAGGAGCGTTAATTGATGTTGATTTTATTGTGTGGGGGCCATTTGCTTCACAGGACGGAGGATGTTACGAGTTATTGCCAGAAAATATAGCGGACTGTAGTTATTCTTCAGTTTCAACAGAAACTGTAGAGTTAATTGATGCGCCTGCTGATAGTGTTTATATTATTTTGATTACGAATTTTGATGGTGATGATGGGACATATACCTTTACTCAAGATAGTGGACCAGTTAACGGTATTAATTGTGACGTTGTTTGTGAGGTTGCTTTAGATTATGACGGCATTGCAATAGAACAAGGTGTCTCTGCTCCAGAAGGATCAAGTGACACGATTAATTTATGTGGATATGATGCTGTTACATTAACGGCTACTACGGCATATGCTGTGGACAGTATTGAATGGTATGTTAATGATATTTATCAGGATGGCGAAAATTCTTCAACTTTGGTGGCAACCGAACCTGGAACTTACCAGGTAATTGTTGGTGGAGGGATTTGCAATGACTTTACACTATCTTTATTAACCACTATCAATTTTTATGAATCCGCTACAGCTGATCAAGCATTAGATATGGAATCTTGTGAAGATGCTTCAGGACATGGGGAATTTGATTTAGAGTCTCAAACGGCAACCATACTTGGTGCTCAAAGCTCTAGTGATTTTGTAGTTACTTATTATTCTACCTTGTCAGATGCTCAAGCTGGTACTGCAGCGTTAACATCTCCTTATGTAGGAGTAGATGGAACGACTATTTATGTTAGAGTAGAGCATGTTAATGCAGTTGGCTCTAATTCTGGTTGTGCATCGACTAATACAAGCTTTAATTTAATTTTAGAGTCTTGTGTTTTTCCACAGGGTATTTCGCCAAATGGAGATCGAGTTAACGATAGTTTTGACTTAAGTAATTTTGATGTTCAAAATATAGAGATTTTTAATCGTAATGGTCGTTTAGTGTATTCTAAAGCCAATTATACTAACGAGTGGGAAGGACAATCCGATAATGGAGATATGCTTCCTGTTGGAACATATTACTATGTTGTTAAATATAATGGAACGGAAGAAAAAGCCGCTTGGGTATACATAAATAGATAA
- a CDS encoding type IX secretion system membrane protein PorP/SprF, with amino-acid sequence MKKLVYIVFLVFIGVQAQQDPQYTQYMYNMNVVNPAYAGSTEGVSIGALYRSQWVGLEGAPTTGTLAIHSPVGKNVGLGLSLISDEIGPVTETNAYVDFSYTIPVGVTTKLAFGIKAGATFHDIGLRGIELIDPTDQLFSENINETTPNIGAGLYFYKPSKFYISASMPNILSSVHLDDNGTKIGSETQHFFGAAGYVFDLSENFKLKPHALAKVAFDAPVSFDVNLNLFMYDFVEVGAGYRIDDSFSGMINFLVAPNLRIGYAYDTIQSQLDVVTNSSHEIFINFDINLPSKVSRSPRYF; translated from the coding sequence ATGAAAAAATTAGTATATATCGTATTCCTAGTGTTTATAGGTGTACAAGCCCAACAAGATCCGCAATACACACAATACATGTATAACATGAATGTGGTAAACCCGGCTTATGCTGGATCGACAGAAGGTGTTTCCATAGGAGCGCTTTACAGAAGTCAGTGGGTTGGTTTAGAAGGAGCACCAACTACAGGGACGCTAGCCATACATTCTCCGGTAGGGAAAAATGTAGGTTTAGGTTTGTCTTTAATTAGTGATGAAATAGGACCTGTAACAGAGACAAATGCTTACGTTGATTTCTCTTACACTATACCAGTAGGAGTAACAACTAAATTGGCCTTTGGTATAAAAGCAGGAGCCACGTTCCATGATATTGGATTAAGAGGGATAGAATTAATAGATCCTACGGATCAATTGTTTTCGGAGAATATAAATGAAACAACACCAAATATAGGGGCAGGTTTATATTTTTATAAGCCAAGTAAATTTTATATCTCGGCTTCTATGCCTAATATCTTAAGTTCAGTGCATTTGGATGATAATGGTACTAAAATAGGATCAGAGACGCAACACTTTTTTGGAGCAGCAGGATATGTATTTGACCTATCAGAAAACTTTAAGCTAAAGCCACATGCTTTAGCTAAAGTAGCATTTGATGCGCCAGTAAGTTTTGATGTTAATTTAAATTTATTTATGTATGATTTTGTTGAGGTAGGAGCAGGGTACCGTATAGACGATTCTTTTAGTGGTATGATTAACTTTTTAGTTGCACCAAATTTAAGAATTGGTTATGCGTATGACACAATCCAATCTCAGTTAGATGTGGTTACTAATTCTTCTCATGAGATTTTTATCAATTTTGATATCAATTTACCAAGTAAAGTTTCACGTTCACCACGTTATTTCTAA
- a CDS encoding OmpA family protein, whose product MKKIQLFIITLVTLSSFNMTAQNDNTKSADKHFEKLEFVEAAKAYTKLVEKGEADAYVYERLAEANYNTFNTVEAEKWFAKALETNANADMLFKYSEMLKANGKYDASNAEMATFTSTYPTDGRAIAFKANPNYLDDILKSEEKFTVENLDFNTPASDFGGTLKDGKLYFTSARNDSRRTYGWNDQPYLDVYELAVTEDGSLSEANLINGKINTKYHEGIVSITPDGNTMYFSRESFFENMYEKSESGNVKISVLQLFKATKNEGTWGDIEALNINTNTYSVKNPSVSKDGSTLYFASDMPGGFGLYDIYKASIESNGMLGTPENLGTKINTSGQEMFPFAGDDAYLYFSSNGHLGLGNLDVFYAEYSGGRILKNIGAPINSKADDFAFAIYEDKKGYVSSNRAGGKGSDDIYAIKEIKPLCDVNMIVSVENEETGEKVGNASVTLYDVKGSVLATQATNADGIVTFKTDCGIETSLKVTKEEFEDKAVTVNATQEESKAVSVNLTPIKKIIVADKVVLDPIYFEFNKSDITEQGASELDRLVSVMTKYPEMVIYATSHTDSRGKADYNMSLSDKRAKSTVAYVVSKGIAVSRITGEGKGETVPLSDCGASCTEEQYQLNRRSEFTIVSGGPGN is encoded by the coding sequence ATGAAAAAAATACAATTATTTATTATAACACTTGTAACCTTGAGTAGCTTTAATATGACTGCTCAAAACGACAATACTAAAAGTGCTGATAAGCATTTTGAGAAACTAGAATTTGTAGAAGCAGCTAAAGCTTATACTAAGTTAGTGGAAAAAGGAGAAGCAGATGCATATGTTTATGAGCGTCTTGCTGAAGCTAATTATAACACCTTCAATACTGTTGAAGCTGAAAAATGGTTTGCAAAAGCTTTAGAAACGAATGCAAATGCAGACATGCTGTTTAAGTATTCTGAAATGCTAAAGGCTAACGGAAAATACGATGCTTCAAATGCAGAGATGGCGACTTTTACTTCTACATATCCTACTGACGGAAGGGCTATTGCTTTTAAAGCAAATCCAAATTATTTAGATGATATCTTGAAGTCAGAAGAAAAATTTACTGTTGAAAATTTAGATTTTAATACACCAGCTTCAGATTTTGGAGGAACTTTAAAAGATGGTAAATTATATTTTACTTCTGCTAGAAATGATTCAAGACGTACTTATGGGTGGAATGATCAACCGTATTTAGATGTTTACGAATTAGCGGTCACTGAAGATGGTAGTCTTTCTGAAGCGAACTTAATTAACGGGAAAATTAATACAAAGTATCATGAAGGGATTGTATCTATTACGCCTGATGGTAATACAATGTATTTTTCACGAGAGAGTTTTTTCGAAAACATGTACGAAAAGTCAGAAAGTGGAAATGTCAAAATAAGTGTATTACAATTGTTTAAAGCAACAAAAAATGAAGGAACTTGGGGTGATATTGAAGCTTTAAATATTAATACAAACACCTATTCTGTGAAAAATCCATCAGTAAGTAAAGATGGAAGTACATTGTATTTTGCATCAGACATGCCTGGAGGATTTGGTTTGTATGATATCTATAAGGCAAGTATAGAGTCTAATGGTATGTTAGGGACTCCAGAAAATTTAGGAACTAAAATAAATACTTCAGGGCAAGAGATGTTCCCGTTTGCAGGAGATGATGCTTATTTGTATTTTTCTTCTAACGGTCATTTAGGACTTGGTAATTTAGATGTGTTTTATGCAGAATATTCTGGAGGTCGTATATTAAAAAATATTGGAGCGCCTATAAATAGTAAGGCTGATGATTTTGCTTTTGCTATATATGAAGATAAAAAGGGATACGTTTCTTCTAACCGTGCTGGTGGAAAAGGTAGTGATGATATTTATGCTATTAAGGAAATTAAGCCTTTATGTGATGTAAATATGATTGTAAGCGTTGAAAATGAAGAAACAGGCGAGAAAGTAGGTAATGCGTCGGTAACACTTTATGATGTTAAAGGAAGCGTGCTTGCTACACAAGCAACAAACGCAGATGGTATTGTTACATTTAAAACAGATTGTGGTATTGAAACGAGCTTAAAAGTAACAAAAGAAGAATTTGAAGATAAAGCTGTAACGGTTAATGCTACACAAGAGGAAAGCAAAGCTGTAAGTGTTAATTTAACACCAATTAAGAAAATTATTGTTGCAGACAAAGTGGTTTTAGATCCAATATACTTTGAGTTTAATAAGTCTGATATTACGGAACAAGGCGCATCAGAGTTGGATAGATTAGTGTCGGTAATGACTAAATATCCAGAAATGGTTATTTATGCAACTTCACACACAGATAGTAGAGGTAAAGCTGATTATAATATGAGTTTATCAGATAAAAGAGCTAAGTCTACTGTAGCTTATGTTGTTTCTAAAGGTATCGCTGTAAGTAGAATTACAGGTGAAGGAAAAGGTGAGACAGTGCCTTTATCTGACTGCGGTGCAAGTTGTACTGAAGAACAATATCAATTAAATAGACGTTCTGAGTTTACTATTGTAAGCGGAGGACCAGGTAATTAG
- a CDS encoding Rne/Rng family ribonuclease, with the protein MDKELIIRSSPEAVDFALLKDGKLIELHKEEDGNNFAVGDVFIAKVRKAVPGLNAAFVNVGYEKDAFLHYHDLGPKMSSLLKFTKSVSTGKLKDFSLKNYPFEKDIDKDGKISDVLKSNQSILVQIVKEPISTKGPRISSELSIAGRYIVLVPFSDRISISQKIESKEEKERLKRLVRSITPPGFGVIVRTVAEGKKVAELDTDLQNLLGRWTAMCKKLYKANHPTKVLGELNKASSMLRDIFNDSFTGIHVDDDALYVQVKDYVQQIAPKKESIVKLHQSSTIPIFEKFGIERQIKTAFGKTVSMSKGAYLVIEHTEALHVVDVNSGNRSNKANSQEDTALEVNLISATEVARQLRLRDMGGIIVVDFIDLNTAEHRKKLFNHLRDEMKDDRAKHKILPPSKFGLIQITRQRVRPEMNIKTREDNPNGFKGEEVEAPINIVPKITHDLEQLLKKDYKKVTLNTHPFIAAFLTKGFPSIRSKWFFEHKKWVKIQPRDAYTYLEYHFNDQNGKRIK; encoded by the coding sequence ATGGATAAAGAATTAATTATTAGATCTAGTCCAGAAGCTGTTGATTTTGCCTTATTAAAAGATGGAAAATTAATTGAATTACATAAAGAAGAAGACGGGAACAACTTTGCAGTTGGTGATGTGTTTATTGCCAAAGTAAGAAAAGCTGTTCCAGGCCTAAATGCCGCATTTGTTAATGTTGGTTACGAGAAAGATGCGTTTTTGCATTATCACGATTTAGGCCCTAAAATGTCTTCCCTTTTAAAATTCACAAAAAGTGTAAGCACAGGTAAACTAAAAGATTTTTCTTTAAAAAATTACCCATTTGAAAAAGATATTGATAAAGACGGAAAAATTAGTGATGTCTTAAAATCAAATCAGTCTATTTTAGTACAAATAGTAAAAGAACCTATATCTACAAAAGGCCCAAGGATAAGCTCTGAGCTTTCCATAGCTGGTAGATATATTGTTTTAGTGCCTTTTTCTGACCGCATTTCAATCTCTCAAAAGATAGAAAGCAAAGAAGAAAAAGAGCGCTTAAAACGCTTGGTAAGGAGTATAACTCCCCCAGGTTTTGGAGTTATTGTACGTACTGTAGCAGAAGGCAAAAAAGTAGCCGAACTAGATACCGATTTACAAAACTTGCTTGGTCGTTGGACCGCAATGTGTAAAAAATTATATAAAGCAAATCATCCTACCAAAGTTTTGGGCGAATTAAATAAAGCCTCTTCTATGTTAAGAGATATATTTAATGACTCCTTTACCGGAATTCATGTAGATGATGACGCCTTATATGTACAAGTAAAAGACTATGTGCAACAAATTGCACCAAAAAAAGAATCAATCGTTAAATTACATCAGTCGTCTACCATTCCAATATTTGAAAAATTTGGAATAGAAAGACAAATCAAGACCGCTTTTGGCAAAACTGTTTCTATGTCTAAAGGTGCATACCTTGTTATAGAACATACAGAAGCACTACACGTCGTAGATGTAAATAGTGGTAATAGATCTAATAAAGCTAACTCTCAAGAAGACACCGCATTAGAAGTTAACTTAATCTCTGCAACAGAAGTTGCACGACAATTAAGACTTCGTGATATGGGTGGAATTATTGTAGTAGATTTTATAGATTTAAATACTGCAGAACACAGGAAAAAACTTTTTAATCATCTTCGTGATGAGATGAAAGATGATCGTGCCAAACACAAAATATTACCTCCTAGTAAGTTTGGATTGATTCAAATAACACGTCAAAGAGTACGACCAGAAATGAACATTAAAACCAGAGAGGATAATCCTAACGGTTTTAAGGGAGAAGAAGTCGAAGCACCAATTAATATAGTGCCTAAAATAACTCATGACTTAGAACAACTATTAAAAAAAGACTACAAAAAGGTGACTTTAAACACACATCCTTTTATAGCAGCCTTCTTAACAAAAGGCTTTCCATCGATTCGTTCAAAATGGTTTTTTGAACACAAAAAATGGGTAAAGATACAACCAAGAGATGCTTACACATACCTTGAATATCATTTTAATGATCAAAATGGTAAACGAATTAAATAA
- a CDS encoding HU family DNA-binding protein: MTKADLVAKISEKLGIEKGDVQATVETFMEEVKTSLEGGDNVYLRGFGSFIIKTRAEKTGRNISKNTTIKIPAHNIPAFKPAKVFVEGVKTNVDVK; this comes from the coding sequence ATGACTAAAGCTGATTTAGTAGCAAAGATTTCTGAAAAACTAGGAATTGAAAAAGGAGATGTGCAGGCAACTGTAGAGACTTTTATGGAAGAGGTTAAAACATCTTTAGAAGGAGGCGACAATGTATACCTTAGAGGTTTTGGTAGCTTCATTATTAAAACAAGAGCAGAAAAGACAGGAAGAAATATTTCAAAAAATACGACTATCAAGATCCCTGCTCACAATATCCCAGCGTTTAAACCTGCAAAAGTTTTTGTAGAGGGTGTAAAAACTAACGTAGACGTAAAGTAA
- a CDS encoding aldo/keto reductase has translation MKYTTLPNTDIKVSKICLGTMTFGNQNTEAEGHAQLDYAVEQGVNFIDTAELYPVPATAETSGRTSEIIGTWLKHQKRENLVVASKIAGTGDYTAHIRTTGFTAGSIKEAVDLELKRLQTDYIDLYQLHWPERETNTFGVRDYNHNPNDPWTDNFREVLEALDQVKKEGKIRQVGLSNEKAWGTMRYLEESKNNNLPRPVTVQNAYSLLNRVFEGDMAEVSIRENIGLLVYSPMAFGVLSGKYIKGIEGEKARLHLFPRFARYSSMQSTEATRRYLELAEANNMTLAQMSLSFVNQRVFVTSNIIGATTLKQLKENIDSINLTLKGDLIQEIDKIHAVIPNPAP, from the coding sequence ATGAAATACACAACATTACCAAACACAGATATTAAAGTTAGTAAAATTTGCTTGGGTACCATGACTTTTGGTAACCAAAATACGGAAGCAGAAGGGCATGCGCAGTTAGACTATGCGGTAGAGCAAGGTGTTAATTTTATTGATACAGCAGAATTGTATCCCGTACCAGCAACAGCAGAAACGTCAGGTAGAACAAGTGAAATTATTGGGACGTGGTTAAAACATCAAAAACGGGAAAATCTTGTTGTCGCTTCAAAAATTGCGGGAACAGGAGATTATACGGCACATATACGTACGACGGGATTTACAGCAGGCTCTATTAAAGAGGCAGTTGATCTAGAATTAAAAAGACTTCAAACGGACTATATAGATCTGTATCAATTGCATTGGCCAGAGCGAGAAACCAACACTTTTGGTGTTAGAGATTATAATCATAACCCGAATGATCCGTGGACAGATAATTTTAGAGAAGTACTAGAGGCTTTAGATCAAGTTAAAAAAGAAGGTAAAATTAGGCAAGTTGGTTTATCGAATGAAAAAGCATGGGGAACGATGCGTTATCTAGAAGAGTCCAAAAATAATAACTTGCCAAGACCAGTAACTGTCCAAAATGCATATTCGCTTTTAAACCGTGTTTTTGAAGGAGATATGGCTGAGGTGTCAATAAGAGAAAATATTGGATTATTAGTTTATTCTCCTATGGCATTTGGCGTGCTATCAGGGAAATACATAAAAGGTATAGAGGGAGAAAAGGCACGTTTACACCTGTTTCCAAGATTTGCTAGATACAGTAGTATGCAGTCTACAGAGGCTACAAGACGGTATTTAGAATTAGCAGAAGCGAATAATATGACACTCGCTCAAATGTCGCTTTCTTTTGTCAATCAGCGTGTTTTTGTGACTAGTAATATTATTGGGGCAACGACCTTAAAACAGTTAAAAGAGAATATTGATTCTATAAATTTAACATTAAAGGGTGATTTAATTCAAGAAATAGATAAAATACATGCAGTAATTCCAAATCCTGCACCTTGA